One window from the genome of Paenibacillus azoreducens encodes:
- a CDS encoding LacI family DNA-binding transcriptional regulator, producing MKPTIRDVAKMAGVSISTVSRVMNTPESVIESKRVRVQQAIEQLQYQPNSFARGLIYRKSFTLGLLIPDIENMYYAGIIRGMQDACIKLGYSLMICNTDRDKNRLLAYIDAFHEKQVDGIVFASDVIFPEYYEKLMSCKIPFVLISSHSDEYEVPSVEIDDEKAAYDAVKFLIELGHRDIGMIGFNHENSISGPPRYQGFLRALHEAGLDHNAEKIRCAAHRFEHAYDAAHELFTDYPELTAVFCVADEFAMGVISYLKDRNILVPGQVSVVGFDNLRMANMFIPKLTTISQPMYEMGYRAAEKLHELVTTGSTQVLREKLEHKLIVRESSRQR from the coding sequence ATGAAGCCAACAATTAGAGATGTAGCCAAAATGGCCGGTGTATCCATCAGCACCGTATCGCGGGTTATGAATACGCCTGAGTCTGTCATTGAGAGCAAAAGGGTCCGCGTTCAGCAGGCGATCGAGCAGCTTCAATACCAGCCGAACTCGTTTGCGCGCGGACTGATTTACAGAAAATCCTTTACGCTGGGCCTGTTGATTCCGGATATCGAAAATATGTATTACGCAGGAATCATACGGGGGATGCAGGATGCATGCATCAAGCTGGGGTACAGTCTGATGATCTGCAATACGGATAGGGATAAAAACAGGCTGCTCGCGTATATCGATGCTTTTCATGAAAAGCAGGTGGACGGCATTGTTTTCGCCAGCGACGTCATATTTCCGGAATATTACGAAAAGCTGATGAGCTGCAAAATTCCGTTTGTGCTGATTTCGTCGCATTCCGATGAATACGAAGTTCCAAGCGTGGAGATTGATGACGAGAAGGCGGCTTATGATGCGGTGAAATTTCTGATTGAACTCGGACACCGGGACATCGGGATGATTGGCTTCAACCACGAAAATTCCATCTCCGGACCGCCGCGGTACCAAGGATTCCTGAGAGCGCTGCATGAAGCCGGCCTTGACCATAATGCGGAAAAAATCCGCTGTGCCGCCCACAGATTCGAACACGCATACGATGCCGCGCATGAATTGTTTACGGATTATCCGGAGCTTACAGCCGTTTTCTGCGTTGCCGATGAATTCGCCATGGGGGTCATTTCCTATTTGAAGGACCGCAATATTTTGGTTCCCGGTCAAGTATCGGTTGTCGGTTTTGACAATCTTCGTATGGCCAACATGTTTATACCGAAGCTGACGACGATTTCTCAGCCGATGTACGAGATGGGATACCGCGCCGCCGAAAAGCTGCATGAACTGGTAACGACAGGCTCCACCCAGGTATTGAGGGAGAAGCTGGAACATAAGTTGATAGTCAGAGAGTCCTCACGTCAAAGATGA
- a CDS encoding glycoside hydrolase family 65 protein, which yields MKMKAYVRPEALYPYRDWSLAEEAYDDENNQRSESVFALGNGYIGMRGNFEEGYHGVQGKSVTGNYINGFYDSEPIVYPEGAYGYPTRNQSMLNVTNAQCIQLTVGGAPFHLNTGKIHSFNRELDMKRGFLWRHVEWEAPAGGRVKLNFRRVVSLTHKHLAAIQVEIESVNFAGEIRFHSFVDGKIAAAEVTDDPRLGAGGGEPNLILERMAHMSGLAVLKQRTRHTDFKLVTAISHQVQGQTDFEAEEVSENERIGTVFTLKLAPGEKAGLTKYISYHTSKDDAEEELEYLAAGTHRLALDLGMDRLLEEQETYLKSFWQHADVEIKGDPALQQGIRFNAFQLLQSVGRDGKTNIGAKGLTGEGYEGHYFWDTEMYMMPFFTYTQPDIARALMDFRYGTLDKARSRAAVMSQKGALFPWRTIAGEENSAYYPAGTAQMHINADIAYAIKQYVQATGDEGFLIDKGAEILFETSRFWTDLGYFNETKGGAFCIDCVTGPDEYTAIVNNNTYTNLMVQSQLNYAYETAQRLRKDHPEAYERISQAIGLTEAEIEGWHEAAARMFVPYDEQLGIYAQDDTFLSKKKWDFENTPEDKYPLLLHYHPLVIYRHQVLKQADTVMALFLLSDKFTKEEKIRTYQYYEPLTTHDSSLSPCIHSIVSAEIGDLEGAYAYFDRTVRMDLDDINKNAKDGLHTAAMAGSWMSIVNGFAGMRMVDGALSFSPALPAQWESCSFRIMYQGQLIKVSMGPNEASYTLLEGNAVSFKHKGEVVTLTAQEKTAVIQS from the coding sequence ATGAAAATGAAAGCTTACGTGCGTCCGGAGGCATTATACCCTTACCGGGATTGGAGTTTGGCTGAGGAAGCTTATGATGACGAAAACAATCAAAGAAGCGAGAGCGTGTTTGCGCTTGGTAACGGATATATCGGCATGCGCGGCAACTTCGAGGAAGGTTACCACGGAGTTCAAGGTAAGTCGGTAACAGGCAACTATATTAATGGGTTTTACGATTCCGAACCGATCGTGTACCCGGAAGGGGCTTATGGCTATCCTACCCGGAATCAGTCCATGCTGAATGTGACAAACGCTCAATGCATCCAGCTGACGGTGGGGGGCGCCCCGTTTCATTTGAATACAGGCAAGATCCATTCATTTAACAGGGAACTGGATATGAAGCGGGGCTTTTTATGGCGGCATGTCGAATGGGAAGCTCCTGCGGGCGGCCGCGTGAAGCTGAACTTCCGCCGGGTCGTTTCCCTGACGCACAAGCATCTTGCCGCAATACAGGTTGAAATCGAATCCGTCAATTTTGCCGGAGAGATTCGTTTCCATTCCTTTGTGGACGGAAAGATTGCCGCGGCGGAGGTAACGGATGATCCCCGTCTCGGCGCAGGCGGCGGAGAGCCGAATCTCATCCTGGAGCGGATGGCGCATATGAGCGGATTGGCGGTGCTGAAGCAGCGCACCCGGCATACCGATTTTAAACTGGTTACCGCGATCAGCCATCAAGTTCAGGGCCAAACCGATTTCGAGGCGGAAGAGGTTTCAGAAAATGAAAGAATCGGTACGGTATTTACTCTGAAGCTGGCGCCGGGCGAAAAAGCGGGTTTAACCAAATATATTTCCTATCACACTTCCAAAGACGATGCAGAAGAGGAACTTGAGTATCTCGCTGCCGGGACGCATCGACTTGCCTTGGATCTGGGCATGGATCGGCTGCTGGAGGAACAAGAAACGTATCTGAAGTCCTTCTGGCAGCATGCCGACGTCGAGATCAAAGGCGATCCGGCGCTGCAGCAAGGCATCCGTTTCAATGCATTCCAACTCTTGCAATCGGTTGGCCGGGACGGCAAGACGAACATCGGAGCCAAAGGGTTGACGGGCGAAGGTTATGAGGGGCATTATTTCTGGGATACGGAAATGTACATGATGCCGTTCTTTACTTACACCCAGCCGGATATTGCCCGCGCGCTGATGGATTTCCGTTATGGCACATTGGATAAGGCGCGCAGCCGCGCGGCCGTCATGTCCCAAAAAGGTGCGTTATTCCCGTGGCGTACTATTGCAGGCGAAGAGAACTCGGCATATTATCCTGCAGGAACCGCCCAAATGCATATCAATGCGGACATCGCTTATGCCATTAAGCAATACGTGCAGGCCACAGGAGATGAAGGCTTCCTGATCGATAAAGGCGCCGAGATTTTGTTCGAAACCTCCCGCTTCTGGACGGATCTCGGTTATTTCAACGAAACGAAGGGCGGGGCCTTCTGCATCGACTGCGTGACCGGCCCGGACGAGTATACGGCCATTGTCAACAACAATACGTATACGAATCTCATGGTGCAAAGCCAACTCAACTATGCCTATGAAACGGCGCAGCGGCTGCGTAAGGATCATCCGGAGGCATACGAGCGGATTTCGCAGGCGATCGGCCTGACGGAAGCGGAAATCGAAGGATGGCATGAAGCGGCTGCCCGCATGTTTGTCCCATATGATGAACAGCTTGGAATTTACGCACAGGACGATACCTTTTTATCGAAGAAAAAATGGGATTTCGAAAACACGCCGGAAGACAAGTATCCGCTGCTGCTTCACTACCACCCGCTGGTGATTTACCGGCATCAGGTGCTGAAGCAGGCGGACACGGTCATGGCTTTGTTCCTGCTCAGCGATAAGTTTACGAAAGAAGAGAAAATTCGCACTTATCAATATTATGAGCCGCTGACCACTCATGACTCCTCGTTGTCTCCTTGCATCCACAGCATCGTCAGCGCGGAAATCGGGGATCTTGAGGGAGCGTACGCCTATTTTGACCGGACCGTGCGGATGGATCTGGACGATATCAACAAAAACGCCAAAGACGGTCTGCACACCGCCGCAATGGCAGGTTCCTGGATGTCCATCGTCAATGGTTTTGCCGGCATGCGTATGGTGGACGGGGCGCTCAGCTTCAGCCCTGCGCTCCCTGCACAGTGGGAAAGCTGCAGCTTCCGTATCATGTACCAAGGGCAGCTGATCAAAGTGAGCATGGGACCAAACGAGGCAAGTTATACCTTGCTGGAAGGGAATGCCGTGTCATTTAAGCACAAGGGAGAAGTCGTCACTTTAACTGCGCAGGAAAAAACGGCTGTCATCCAGTCCTAG